From the Prunus dulcis chromosome 4, ALMONDv2, whole genome shotgun sequence genome, one window contains:
- the LOC117626635 gene encoding DNA repair protein XRCC3 homolog, protein MTPQNLMLLPLSTPKLSIGCPILDHCLGGGIPCNSITELVGESGSGKTQLCLQLTVRAQLPPSHGGLGGSSIYIFTEFSFPFRRLQQLGNLYHASYPNLIRLEPLEDIYVHGVHDAQELIHVLGDIEAFIAIDHTRLPVKLIVIDSIAALFRSQYQTTPADLKRRSEMFFNISGTLKGLANKFGLAVVVTNQVVDFIGPHDGVNGVRLGNLESLDTSGRRVSPALGLAWAHCINSRVFLARHEQSIEVDIRNAPSTSICSQTHRTFHLVFAPHLAYASAEFVIKKEGIVGVSQ, encoded by the coding sequence ATGacaccccaaaacctcatgcTCCTTCCTCTTTCAACCCCTAAATTATCCATTGGATGCCCAATACTAGATCACTGCTTGGGGGGTGGGATACCCTGCAACTCCATAACAGAATTAGTAGGGGAGAGTGGTTCTGGGAAGACGCAGCTTTGTCTCCAACTTACGGTGCGAGCTCAGCTCCCACCCTCACATGGCGGACTAGGGGGCTCCTCCATCTACATATTCACAGAATTCAGCTTCCCATTTCGTCGATTGCAACAACTAGGCAACCTTTATCATGCATCATACCCCAACTTAATAAGGTTGGAGCCATTGGAAGACATATATGTTCATGGTGTTCATGATGCTCAAGAACTCATCCATGTCCTTGGAGACATAGAAGCATTTATTGCCATTGATCACACCCGCCTACCTGTGAAACTCATTGTCATTGATTCCATTGCTGCATTGTTCCGATCACAGTATCAGACAACACCGGCAGATTTGAAACGGCGGTCTGAAATGTTCTTCAACATATCCGGGACATTGAAGGGTTTAGCAAATAAGTTTGGGTTGGCGGTGGTTGTCACCAACCAAGTGGTGGATTTTATTGGGCCACATGATGGAGTGAATGGGGTGAGGTTGGGAAACTTGGAGTCCCTGGACACATCAGGCAGACGGGTGAGTCCAGCTTTGGGACTGGCTTGGGCACATTGCATAAATTCAAGAGTGTTCTTGGCAAGACATGAGCAATCTATTGAGGTTGACATTCGTAATGCTCCTTCAACAAGTATATGTAGTCAAACACATAGGACATTTCACCTTGTATTTGCCCCACATCTGGCCTATGCATCGGCcgaatttgtaataaaaaaagaaggtatagTCGGAGTATCACAGTAA
- the LOC117625613 gene encoding uncharacterized protein LOC117625613, protein MGEKNRYNAVGVKDEEAYLDSGFSRSDWNPKITVGQIFSSKKTLLTELRLTALRGHFEFKVQFSCTKRLLVVCCQRPCPWRVRASRIGEYSFMIVRCTTVHECDLRFVSDKHRQATAALVASSLKRKLKDCRTIYTPSDIMRDVKHNFGCTIHDSKAWKARELALLSIRGSTEEAYYILPAYCYELERMNPGTKTHIQTDENNHFVYLFMAVGACIRGFRSSMRPVIAVDATHLKSKYKGVMFVANAFDGNRNIYPLAFGLGDLETDASWHWFFTKLHEAIGECPNLVIISDRNVSIENVWNKIFPTAQHGICFYHMKGNMKRTFKLKKRDHILMHFEKAAKSYSIAEFDCHFCKIKRKEHVAQYLEEAGLHKWSRAHMDGRRYNVMTTNIAESINSALRFARMLPVVHLIGEIVNLLVKWFTKRRELALNCTTTLCPNFGEKKLRNRLEDAARMNVVKVNNAQYNVLDGDMDGLVDLTNNSCSCRKFQLEQLPCKHVVAVCSFLKVSVYAKASRYYTRKTWMDAYSDSIYPVQPHGMWDTPEDVRSRVVLPPMARVMPGRRKKLRIHSQGEGSIRRKCSRCGSAGHNKSTCKNNIPLRNVS, encoded by the coding sequence atgggtgaaaaaaaTCGGTATAATGCAGTCGGtgtaaaagatgaagaagcatATTTGGACAGCGGGTTTTCACGAAGCGATTGGAATCCGAAAATTACAGTTGGGcaaattttctctagtaaGAAAACATTGTTGACGGAGTTACGGTTGACGGCATTAAGAGGCCACTTTGAATTTAAGGTGCAATTCTCTTGCACTAAGaggttgcttgtggtttgttGTCAACGTCCATGCCCATGGCGGGTCCGCGCATCGAGAATTGGAGAATACAGCTTCATGATTGTGAGGTGTACAACTGTCCATGAATGTGATTTGAGGTTTGTAAGTGACAAGCATCGTCAAGCAACCGCAGCACTTGTAGCCAGTTCACTTAAAAGGAAGTTGAAGGATTGTCGGACAATATACACACCAAGTGACATTATGAGAGATGTGAAACACAACTTTGGTTGCACCATCCATGATTCGAAAGCTTGGAAAGCAAGGGAGTTAGCTCTATTGTCCATTAGAGGATCAACGGAGGAGGcatattatatccttccagctTATTGCTATGAATTGGAGCGTATGAATCCCGGCACAAAAACACACATCCAAACTGATGAGAACAATCactttgtgtatttatttatggcgGTTGGCGCATGTATTAGAGGGTTCCGTTCTTCCATGCGCCCAGTGATAGCCGTGGATGCCACTCATTTAAAATCCAAGTACAAGGGTGTTATGTTTGTAGCAAATGCATTCGATGGTAATCGAAATATATATCCTCTTGCTTTTGGGCTCGGGGATTTGGAGACGGATGCATCATGGCATTGGTTTTTCACTAAACTTCATGAAGCCATTGGTGAGTGTCCCAATCTTGTTATTATTTCTGATCGCAATGTTAGCATAGAGAATGTGTGGAACAAAATTTTTCCAACTGCACAACATGGCATATGCTTTTATCATATGAAGGGGAACATGAAACGcactttcaagttgaaaaagcGTGATCACATACTTATGCACTTTGAGAAGGCTGCGAAATCTTATTCCATTGCTGAATTTGATTGTCATTTTTGCAAGATCAAGCGAAAGGAACATGTTGCTCAATATCTTGAAGAGGCAGGGTTACATAAGTGGTCTAGAGCTCACATGGATGGACGCCGCTACAATGTAAtgacaacaaatattgcgGAGTCAATCAACTCAGCCCTTAGGTTTGCAAGAATGCTGCCAGTGGTTCATTTGATAGGGGAAATTGTTAATCTCCTTGTGAAATGGTTCACCAAACGTCGTGAGTTGGCTTTGAATTGCACAACAACATTGTGCCCCAATTTTGGAGAGAAGAAGTTGAGGAACAGGTTGGAGGATGCTGCAAGGATGAATGTGGTTAAAGTTAATAATGCACAATATAATGTTTTGGACGGTGATATGGACGGCCTCGTAGATTTGACGAACAACAGTTGTAGTTGTAGAAAGTTTCAGCTTGAGCAGCTACCTTGCAAGCATGTAGTTGCAGTTTGCAGCTTCTTGAAAGTAAGTGTATATGCAAAGGCTTCTCGGTATTACACTCGGAAAACCTGGATGGATGCTTATTCGGATAGCATCTACCCGGTACAACCTCACGGAATGTGGGATACTCCTGAAGATGTTCGAAGTCGAGTTGTGCTGCCTCCCATGGCAAGGGTCATGCCAGGCAGACGAAAGAAGTTAAGAATTCACTCGCAAGGAGAGGGCAGCATTAGAAGAAAGTGCTCAAGGTGCGGTTCCGCAGGCCACAATAAAAGCACCTGTAAAAACAATATTCCATTGCGCAATGTATCTTAG